GCTCCTGCAACAAATGAGGAGAATCTCCCCCTTCTCCTGCCTGAAGGACAGAAATGACTTTAGATTCCCCCAGGAGGCGTTTGGTGGCAACCAGTTCCAGAAGGCTCAAGCCATCGCTGTCATCCATGAGATGATCCAGCAGACCTTCCAGCTCTTCAGCACAGAGGGCTCGGCTGCCGCTTGGGATGAGACCCTCCTGGACAAGTTCTGCACTGCACTTTATCAGCAGCTCACTGACCTGCAAGCCTGTCTGAtgcaggaggtggggctggaaggGACTCCCCTGCTGAAGGAGGACTCCATCCTGGCTGTGAGGAAATACTTCCACAGAATCACTGTCTATCTGCAAGAGAAGAAGTACAGCCCTTGTGCCTGGGAGATTGTCAGAGCAGAAGTCATGAGATCCTTCTCTTCATCAACAAACTTGCAAGAAAGACTCAGGAGGAAGGAATGACACACACCTGGTTCAACACGGAAATGATTCTCACTGCCTAACAAGACCACACTTCCACCTGTGCTGCCATGTCAAAGactctcatttctgctctcctcaTGCCCTGAATTGAATTAATTTGTCAAGTGTTTTCAGGAATATTAAGCAACATGATGTTCTACTCTACAGGTACTAGTCCCTCACAGATGCCCAtgctgatatatttatttatgtacttaaatatttatctattttactatttatttatttgactatttataagatttatttttatttttataatattttgtgtaCCTTAAATTgtgtaatataataaaatatgttctttataattagtttattttgtcttatttattaaatttttattatagcaaacttcttgtatttgtttattctttaaaaagaaacaccaaGCCTGATTGTGCAACTTGATTAAAGAAATGGATGTCACAATTCATTTACCCATCACATTATATTCAAAttaaaagtaacaactgactttCTGTAAGCCAGGTTGGATGTTGCCCTCAGGATATAAAGGTGAACACAACAAATACAGCTCCTGCCctcttgtttctttgatttttgaagggaaagaaatctaaaaataataatcatacttAATGCATtaatgagaagaaggaaaaacaaatgaattctCTCACCAGAAGCAAGAGTGGAGAAtgtcaggaaataaaaataaaagaagtagatATCCTCTCTAGTTGACTGGAAGACATTTAAGTGCAAATGTCATTTGTAAGTTGGATATGtgagtttataatttaaaaggaatGCTGTAGCTGGAGGTACCTTATCTGGCAAATGAAAGCCGGAAATGGAGGTAGTTGTGTGGGGAGATAGTGAAGAGTgagaaaaagacttaaaattgATTCTGAGGATCTTTCACCTTTAaagtgaggggagagaagagcCACAAAGGAAACAGAGGTGGAATGGCCATACATTACAAGGACAATAACAGAGAACAGTGATAAGAGTGTATTTAAGAATATAAGGTGCTTAGAAGAAATCAGTGGATTCATGGAAGATGTGGATTCAAACTACATACCACATCAGGAATATAGATGGCATTGGCAACCTTAATGAGATTTGGCTTGGTGGAGTGAATAAGCGGAAACCACATGGAGTAGGTAGAAGCGTAAATCAGAGAAGTTAGTGACTCTGAGGTAGAGAAGGAAATAGTATAGGATCTGGTAAGTAACGTCGGTTAGTTTTTCTGTgcatagttttcctttttacGTAGTATATCttttttctaaatgattttaTGTAATCGATGTACTGGCAAATCATATTAATGTGtttaatattgtatttattttaaatcatgacTTAATTACTTACAATGATAATTTATCTAAGTTAATACTACTTTGTATATCAGTAAGCTgctcatcattttaaaaattcattaggcAGGAATAGATAACTAATTCAATCCCTTATCAAAAAATCTAATTACTACTGATAATGTAATGTTTCCTGGAATTATTGGCTTTATTAGTTACATTACTTAACTTTCATCATTGTGACACTGGTTACTACAGCAACTTTAcacacatttcattttatattagagCTAGATATGAAAAGAATTCTTTTATATTACTACTTGgtaatttttcctaattttatgaATATCACTATCTTCTGTGGATTCCAAAATAACAAAGATTATACTGAACATAAAGACTGACAGACTTCCTTCAAAAAAGGAAAGTGGGAAACTGGATCAGGCAACCTTTTTCTCAATACTtaaggtaaaggaaaaaaaatagtcaaaacCGTCTGAAAATATAACATGAACCATGGAAGTCCATAGAGCAAGAGAGTGTTGTGTATAATTCAGGAGTAAAAACAGATTTAACAATGATAACAGAAATCCAGAATACAAAGCTCAAAAAATCACCCGTAACTCACAGtaaaaaatttttcattgaaaTTCCATTCTGCTTGTACACGTGTTATGTCGTGAAACTCACTtaatctaagcctcagtttttccataaataaaatgggttcaaaatatttatagattttttatgaatattaaatgaactcatgctttttaaagcatttagcaTCATATATTAGAGTaaggaattaaaatatactaggttttttcctgttttccttcagACAGTTGTATATGAGAATATTATATGTCTCTTTCTACAAAATTCTCAGGAACTGTGACCTACTTTTCAGTAACTGACCTCCAAAGGAGGTAGCCTAAAAAAACAGAATTCTGTCATGAATTTTAGAGAAGGTTGAAAAATTGTCATTTCGTCCCTCATTTCAAAGAAGTGTCTTGTTTACATTCAGAGATGAAATGGTGGCTTGTATTGATATCTGAGAGACAGGAATAAATATTTAGATAAATGGCAGAAGAACATGCTATCTATTTAATGGTTCTGGCACCTGGCACATTCCCTCCCTCTCAGCATTCCAGGATACATTCCCATATCACAATATTTCCTTCCCCTCCAAGGTAGAAATTCCCACACCATCCTTCTTATTCACTTAAACTCTTCACCATGCACACAACTCCCTTCTGCTATTTTTTCAGCTTAATCGTTTCCTAAAAAGCAGAACAACACAAGTAGAAAGCAAAAGTTAAATAAAACCTCTAGGTTTTGTAGAAACATCTGCAAGAGAGGCTTTCCTTAATTTCAGCTGAGTATGATGTAATAGTAGCTGTAgctaaaaggaaacaaagcaggTTCCAGCTTATGGGTGGGAAGATGAAACTCCTCTCAGGGAAGACAACCCTCAGGTGGCTAAGTGCAACAAGAGCAGCGACCAAGACTGGAGGACAGGCCTCTGATCTATGTGGAAATCCTACCACTTCCTGGGGATGTCCCTTCATGCTACAAAAAGGCTTCTTCTTGGCACTAATTAATTCTAATGCTGTCATAAACTTGTTTCTTTACTCTCTGTTACAAAGAAAAAGAGTCTCCAGAGTCTCTGGCTTCAGGCAGGGCATGGACTCTTTGGGATCAGGCAAAGGGACAAAGATGTGTTCCCTGCCTACAGCCCACTATGCAGACCAGAGCCTCCCTTTGAATTACTCCTTCCACGTACAACAAAACAGGCAGAGCTGCCAACCTGGACATGGAATTCAGTGATAACCAGGAAAACCTCAGGTTTATAATGCATTAAACaactgtcaaaaataaaattttagtttcaaGATTTATTCCAAATATGAGACTTCAACTATTATTAAATAGAAAACTATTCTCATTGCCACTTTGAATAACAATCTTGACATCTATTGTACTCAGTAGTAAAAATTCTGCCTAGGTAGCAAAAGAGAGAAACTAAGAAGCGTGAATGAATAGTATCTGAGAGCTtagtgacattttttaaaattcaaatgtatcAATTTTGGTATAAGTTGAGAGGAATTTCTGTAATCAATATGTTCATTGAGGTATTTCACTGGGGAGTATGTGTAAATTGCTAAGGTAGCAGGGAGGGCCTgcaactgtgtgtgtgtctccaatCTCTTCCTGAGGTTACTCACTCAACATTTGGATTTGCTGTTCTCCAACTTGGCGCTGGCCAGGGCCGTAGTAAAATTTCAACAGACTTTTGTCCTTTGCTATCTTGTTCTCCCCTCTGGAGGAGGGGCAGATGGAAACATTCAGCAGATGGAGAAGGCTTGGAAACATTTGGCTTCCCAGCCTGTATTGGTCAGGGTTTTCCAGAAACAGAACCAGCGggaaccagagaaagagagagattgatattttaaggaatttgctTAGGTGATTGTAGAGGCTTGGcgagtccaaaatctgcagggtaggctgcaagctggaaacccagggaagagttactgttcaagtccaaaggcagtatCTGGCAGAATCCCTTCTTATTCCTGGGAGGGTCAGTCTTtttctattaaggccttcaactgattggatgaggcccacctgtAATATGGAAGGTAATATGCTTTACTTAAAGTCTACTGACTTAAATGTCAAATTCCTATAATCTCATGTAAAAcctaccttcacagaaacatctagaatagtgTTTGACCAAGTATCTGGGTACCATGGTCTAGCCAAGCTGACATATAAAATGAGCTATTCCATTGTTCCTCCCTAATTCATGTCTTAAcacttttcaaatattattcCTCTTCCATTCTTTGATGGCTGCTTatgtattttgtacattttacttaactttccttATTTTGTTGGTTTCTGGGTGAGGAAATTCTGAGATCAGGCTTCATTCAGGCATCTTTCCAGGCAAGTCTCTGTAGCCATGTCCTGTTTCATCTGAagttaaaattttgtatatattaaaaaataaccaacTTTTTTTAATAGGTTAGCTATTTCTCATGAGCTTACAAGGTTACCGTgggcctcctctctcctttttaaatCTAATCTTACTGTCAATTCTCCATTCCACCAAGATTTTACTATCACATATGGTATGAGatgagattttattttgatttcttcctagATTGCTAACTAATCATCctagaaccatttattgaaatgtttttcCATCATGTTAACATCAGATATATCTTTTATCTTAAATCTAATTAATCTGATAATTCAATTTCAGAATTGAAATTTAATAATCTGTTTACCTAATTTCTCCCTTTATCACAGTTTTTAGTATTACTACTataatctcatttcattttctagaaaagaTAGGTATGCTAAGAATTCTTCTATTCTTTAACATTATTTGCATTCTTCCTGATTAAATTTATATTTCGTCCTCAATGTGGAGCATCAGTTTTATGAAAATCACAGGCTCCTGGGGATGCACAGATAACCAAATTGCAATGAGTATAATAGCCTGGGACAATTCCTTCATAACATGGAAGACTGAGACTGGATCAAGGAAGTTCTCTTCCACAATATCTAAGGTAAAGAATAGGTGGAAAccagcaaaaaagaaataaaatagtatgcaccaataaaaagaaaacaagggagcaagacgtttatttaattttgggatcaaagcatattttaaaactgaatagaATTCTAAAACATGAAACTTTTTCAATTGCCTATAATATGCAATATAGGGTTCTGTATTGACTCTTGACTCTGCCAGCAATTATGTGTGATCCTAGAAAATtcacctaacttctctgagcctcagttttctcaaaggTACAATAAGGTGAAAATATTCTAAGAATTATTGTActaaactaacacattttaaaacacttagtAGGCTATTTTCCACAGAGTTAGGGCTTAAATATGGtaactattttcttattttttcatatagatATCTATCAGAATAGTGAAGTCTCCCACCTCTTTCTCAACACCTGCAAAAACATGACAGTCTGAGAAATGGAATTCTGTGAAGTGTTCTGGAGAAGACTGAAATATAGCCACTCTTCACATCAAAGGTAACTGATGTGTATTTTCAGTTCCAAAATGGCAGCCTGCATAAACATCTGGAAGAGAAGTTAGTTTTCTAAACTGAAGTGAAATATGTATAGTATTAATTTGCAGATTTTGATATCTGGCTCCTTTTGCCCTTCCCTCCTTGCTTTTCTGAatcacattcttttattttcatacatACCACAGTTACTTACAGGCATAGCTCAGAGTAGtgtaggttcagttccagaccaccacaataaatctagacCTCAATTAGCAAAACTAGAATTTAGCATCCACTgaaacatatatttttctctctaaaattaccctcaTCTCCACTAAACACAGCTAAATCAAGACTAATTTGTCTGCAAAACAAGTCTGGTCAATTGATCATACAGGCTCCTCCAAACTGGCTGAGGCAGAACTCCTCAGAAGGAGTCTCAGACTGAATTCCCAACAGGCTTCTCAAGGCCAGGAAAGTCAAGCCCAAGGCCTGCCATCAGGCTCTGCCTCAGTGGATTTCTCAGTCCCCCAAATATTGAGATTCTTGCACATGCCAGCAAGACATGCCAGTCCTTCCCATTCACCTGATTAGGCTGCTCAGAACTGGAGTTCCCAATTTCTGGAGGGACcaggcaaagagaaaagaaaaacgttTTAATTCTACCCACAGGTGTAGTTTACCAAAATTGCTGTAAATCATAACCAACTtgaggggaagggcttccctctatctggaaaacacagataaaTACCAGTAACTTTCCAGACAAAacccataaaaattataaccatattcaccagttcactcagtaaccaatctttctgttttccttttataaagcCATCAGGTTTTCAATTAGGATACCTTAATTTCTTACCCTGTTCAACGGTATAATCTGACATTTATCAGAGACCTGTTATTGTCAAAAGGTCCTTCCTATGAatcttgaagatgaagcactttTGCAAACGTATCAGAGTACAACAAACACTGTCTATAAATGACAGAAGACTTAAAAAGCCATGGTTAAGCACCTGATTACAATGTAATCCATAAAGAAACTTGGTTACAATAACTAGAATTATAACCGATTATAATCTTAACCCTTAAAAACCTTCATCTCTGGCAAAAACCAAGAAGCAAGTAATTGTACATTTCCTGATTGGAAACTTACACTTTAGTCTTTCTCTCCTAAGAAGGCAAGGGTAGATAATCTTAGGCCTGCCCAGCAAttaatgtttcaatattttatcctatttgaaatGACCCAGAGAGTCAATGAATTCTCTTCATTTAACTTCGtttagtttcaagttaccaaaatctggagagactaTTTTATATAGACATTCCCCAAACATAGTTTGTTTCTACAGAGTTTACCTAAaagctcttctttctcctttactcttaGAGATCACATAAGATTAAGTTCCAGAGAGCCCAGGTAgatcatttacatctcaaaggcatAAGAGAAATACGAATTCCTTCTAGAAAGCTGGCTTAACCAATTACAAAAGGCTCACTTTGATACAACAGCGGAGCCATTAGAGACCATTGTTCTCCATATCTCTTGGCAGCCCCCATTAACCAAGGACAGCCACCACAAACTAGTAGACAGCCACCACAAACTAGTAGACAGCCACCACACGATTACCCCTGCAACTTTCCGGCCCTGCATGCTAGTGGACAGCCTCTGCAACTTTCCATTACCCTTCCTGTATTTTCCAACATCTCTGTGCTCATGGCAGTTTCCTCGGGCTCCTGGCTGCTCCGCCAATTGTTGGGCTGCACCTCACAGGCCTGCAAGtcctgtgcttgcccagcttcaagattgaagagcccagagtcagcaacagagacatcaatggtttaatggacgGGGGAACTTACaggtctgaagcaaggtcctggagtgacaccccaccGTGTGCGGTGCGCAGTGGGCCAGACTTGGTAGCAGTCTTCGATCCTGGGGGGGGAaggtgttgcaggaagggggaccccttccagggcctgagagtgggctcttgtctaacacttgtaagtgaattgtccaaggagacacatgtgctgacaaagcaagagactttattggggaGGGGTGCTCGGAAGGAGAGCAGCatggtaagggaacccaggagaactgccaCGTagctcacagtctcaggttttatggtaatggggttagtttccgggttgtctctgagcaatcattctgactcagggtccttcctggtggcgtgcCCATCattcagccaagatggattccagtaagaaggattctgggaggtcgGTAGGACATACGGACTGgcgtttcctctctctttttgacCTTTCCGGAAATCTtctggttggtggtagcttgttagttccacgttccttaccaggacctgctgttgtaagataactcatgcaagtggctACTATcttgcctggccagggtgggcagttttggtcagtggttcccctaacaaagGGGAGATTGCCAGTTCTaggggaattgacatcaggtgggctcattagttaccagggaaaccagtagaggggcacgcccctcaccgCCCCTTTGATAAGATAACTAACTAGCTGGGGCCTGGTGCAAGTACATAAGAAGGTCAGTCATGTGCATAGGGTGTAGGTGAAGAAGCAGGCACTGGTggggcaggggatgtacagagagcaagagagcagccatcttgagtggcctgaccacacatacatacatacgttaattttaaaaatactttattgctataaactactAATGGTCATCTGGGCCTTCAGCAAGTCAGAATTTTTTTGCCGGTAAGGTTTGAACAATCCTGAAAATTAAGGtgatgtgacacagagacatggagTATGCAAAAGCTGTtagaaaatggcaccaatagacttgcttgacgtAGGGTTGTCATAAACCGTCAATTAGTAAAAAGTGCAATTATCTGTGAAGTGCGATAAAGCAAAGTATGCCTGTACTTCCTCTCCAATGTAGAAATTCACAGTATGCTCCCCTCATTCACTCCTCCTTCACCTGCACCAGCCATTTATACAGCTGTTTCCTGTTCCTTTGTGGTTCTGGCCACCAATTTCCCCTTAAGAGTACAAAGCcacaaattaaaagcaaaagttGAGTGAAAGTTCTGGACTTTTCAGAAACTCCTATATAAgagtttattgtttttcttctgatgaaTATTTTTGGGAGTGAGGGCATGTCCTTGTTACAATATTGTAACAGTAGCTGTAGCAAAAATGAACTGGAAAGCAGGATCCATTTTACTCTGGAGGCTGTTAAAACACTTATGGAGGAAGAGTGCCACTTACTGGCCAAGATGGACTAGGACATTGACCAAGTCTGCAGAGCAGGATTCTTTCTGTTCTAGGCAGAAGTCTGTCTTCTTCCACTAGCATTTTCTTCGGAGCTAAAAGAGGATCTTTCCTGGAAAGAACTGACACCAATAACTTGGCTAAGCCTGCTTCCTTAGCTTTGCATCTTAGAGAGGGAAAATACTCCCAGCTTCAGGCAGGACATGTCTTTGGGCTAAGACAGCTGTGTGGAGAGAAGGGTCAGAATGTGTTCCTTGCCTCCAGGCTGCTCAGCTGGCCAAGCCTCCTGAATCATTATTCGCTTTACATACTGTAGGACTCTTGGAGGCTTAGAGCCTGCCATTCTGGGTGTGGAAATGcaaggggactcagaggaaataGCTCCTGTTTGAAGGTGCATTAACTCTTTCTTAAGAGTATGGTGTCAGTTTTTCAAATCCATTCCCAGTATGAGATCATGTTGCTTGACTTTACAGTTGGGAGAAAATTCTCAATATCCCTTTGAATAATGACTGCACTTGCATCCCCTCCACATTGACTCAGTAGTAAGAGTGAACACAGACATACATAAAGGAATTTCAGAGAATACAATTGTTGCCAACTGACAGCCTGGGGTATGTCTATTTGGGTAGAATTGAGAACTATTAAGGTAATCCAATATTGTAATTGGCAAAGTTAACCAGgaagtgtgcatgtgtgcatgcatgtgtgtgtgtgtgtgtgtgtgtgtgtgaattgctCAGGTAGCAGGGAAGGGCTTCAATTTAGCCTAGATCTCTCAAATCTCTGCTTTAGGTTACAGACTTCATAACCAATTGACCGAGGAGAGAGCTCTCTAATTTACATGTTAAATAATGTTTGTCCTTTGTCTTTCTATCTTCCTTCACCACTTTGGGAGCCCATTTCAGGGCAGGACAACATGGACATTTTTTGGACTCACTTGGCTCTGTCTTTGTGGCTGCTTAACATCTTTCAAATACGATGATTCCTTCTATTCTTTGGTTGATGCTTTTTTTAGGTTTAACTTACACTTTGTCATTTTGTCAGCAGAAACgtcacttctcttttttcactttcatGACATTCAGAAttacctttgttttatttttgtccacAAACAGCTCTCAAGTTTTGCTTTCTAGGAAAGttgaaatgagaaacaaaaaatcTCAAGTCTTGAAAATCATAGAAAATAAGGTGAAACCCCTTTGCCATTCTTTTACTTCCCATTTTATTAACCTCAGGATGAAATGGAAAGTAACTATGGCCAGTAAATCACTATGTAAAAAATAAGTTCCtaaatttttttggttgttatttaaatttaaaacaaaacattgtgaataagtaaaagaaaccaggcTGTTTCTCTCTGACATAATCTGGGCCTCACTTCTCTGCGTTCTGAGCACGAGGCAGAGATGGACAAACAAATAAGCCCAGTAGAAATACGTAGACTGAATGAACAACTGAAGGTCACTAGTTTCTGTGACATAAACTTCTAATGAGAGACAGCATCATCACTGAATTCCCTATAGCCAACTCAGAAATTCTGAGTGTAGCAAAGTTCAACAGTTTAAAAGAGTTGAACAACAAAAGCTGTACtggcaaaataaaaattgtttactAAAGGTGAAACAAGTGCAATTGAATAATTCCTCCACCTACTTAGACAAAACAAACTTTTGCTTTTAGCCTCTGCGGGCTGGTCATACTTTTGATACCTGGGGACACAGGTAAGGGGAGGAGGAGGTCCCCACTGAGAACGAGGGTCCTTAACACGACCACTCCAGGAACAAGGGTGCGGGTCCTGGAAGATgaattattttgcaaacaaagaaacaagcccCTCCACAGCAGAATTCTGAACTCCTCGGGATGTGGTgagcctgccctcagggagtGAGCCCCAGAGAGTTTGGGTTGAGGATACTCTGTCATTCCAGGAAAGTGCTATTAGACGTGATAACTATCTTGTGAGTGAGGCGGTGCTGGAAAATACAATTAATTATCTTGGAATTAAAATCTGCATACCTACATTCACCAGAAAAGAACCAGGATTCCTGCTGAGGGTATTGGCCCAGCCTGTGGAGCACTATAGGTCTCCTGTAAGAAAATGGTGGAAAGAAAGGGCGATGTCTAGTATATTAGTCCTGACCTTGTGGTCCCAGTGAAGAATACCCTCCGGAACTTGAATGAATGCATtctaggaagaaaacaaacacctGAGAAGGTCATTCACTAGTAATCATAAGCCTCTGctctgaataaaacagaaaacaaaaccagtcTTTGGTTCTAAACAGCTTATTTACCATGCATGGTCTGGTAATTACTTAACAAAATACAGAAACCTATAGGGGTGAGGGACCCCAACTTCCTATGTATAAAGTAAGGATGGTAAAAATGTAGTCGAGTCAAGGACAAATTTTGTTCCTAACACAGAGAAGAGCAACATTTATACATACTGAAAtgtgtacagggacttccctggtgacacagtggttaagaacccgcctgccaatgcaggggacacgggttcgagccctggtctgggaagatcccacatgctgtggagcaactaagcccacgagccacaactactcggccagcatgccacaactactgaagcccacatgccaagagcccgtgctctgcaacaagagaagatactgcagtgagaagcccatgtactacaatgaaaagtagccccctctcgctgcaactagagaaagcccacgcacggcaacgaagacccaacgcagccaaaaataaataaattgtacaaagaaaaaaataataaaataaaatgtgtacatAAGTATGTACATGAATCTTTACATACCTACATATACTTCAGCCTTTAATTAGTTTCTCATTTAATTGATATCCTTTTGGATTGACACATCCAAAGTTTATTGGGAAACTTAAACTTCTATTGTAAATTAAGAGTTTAGATTGATTACATCGTCTTAGgtcaaaagaaaatatctaaatgaaaacacaaattggAAGTGAAAGTAGagagaaattttcagaaaatggaaactgTCTTCCCTATTTAAAAGCCATACTTACAAAGAATGTCATCAGAGAACCTACCCCCAAGGCTCCCCCAGACACCCGTCTCAGCCAGGCCAGCAGCAGCCTCATTTGCCCCATG
The Phocoena sinus isolate mPhoSin1 chromosome 6, mPhoSin1.pri, whole genome shotgun sequence DNA segment above includes these coding regions:
- the LOC116755247 gene encoding interferon alpha-1-like, with the translated sequence MAPTLSLLLALVLLSCNSNCSLGCDLPQTHSMANTRALMLLQQMRRISPFSCLKDRNDFRFPQEAFGGNQFQKAQAIAVIHEMIQQTFQLFSTEGSAAAWDETLLDKFCTALYQQLTDLQACLMQEVGLEGTPLLKEDSILAVRKYFHRITVYLQEKKYSPCAWEIVRAEVMRSFSSSTNLQERLRRKE